A DNA window from Xanthomonas campestris pv. campestris str. ATCC 33913 contains the following coding sequences:
- a CDS encoding ferritin-like domain-containing protein — protein MDLLQAAHACLQACDPVEKVALTQQYAAAFRAGSLPLPAQAAAPEPIRMPGRPPRPLLVHPRELPRRGLGTPEGRAAFIHAIAHIELNAIDLAWDAVYRFRGVPDGFYADWVAVADDESRHFMLLRERLHAHGRDYGDFAAHNGLWEMCEKTAHDGLARMALVPRVLEARGLDVTPAMIHKLRSLGDTATAQVLEIILREEVAHVAAGSRWYRWYCEQAGIEPRARFKELLRDYAGGYLHGPFNIEARLLAGFDEDELASLVEQAG, from the coding sequence ATGGATCTGTTGCAAGCCGCGCACGCCTGCCTGCAGGCGTGTGATCCGGTCGAAAAGGTCGCGCTGACCCAGCAGTACGCCGCAGCGTTTCGCGCGGGCAGCTTGCCGCTGCCGGCCCAGGCCGCCGCGCCTGAACCCATTCGTATGCCGGGCCGCCCGCCGCGCCCGTTGCTGGTCCATCCGCGCGAGCTGCCGCGGCGCGGCCTGGGTACGCCGGAGGGGCGTGCGGCCTTCATCCATGCCATCGCGCACATCGAGCTCAACGCCATCGATCTGGCTTGGGATGCGGTGTACCGGTTCCGTGGTGTGCCGGACGGGTTCTATGCCGATTGGGTGGCGGTGGCCGATGACGAGTCGCGTCATTTCATGCTGCTGCGCGAACGGTTGCACGCACACGGCCGCGACTATGGCGACTTTGCCGCGCACAACGGGCTGTGGGAGATGTGCGAGAAAACCGCGCACGACGGCCTGGCACGCATGGCGCTGGTGCCGCGGGTGCTGGAAGCACGCGGGCTGGATGTTACGCCGGCCATGATCCACAAACTGCGCTCGCTGGGCGATACCGCCACTGCGCAGGTGCTGGAGATCATCCTGCGCGAAGAAGTGGCGCACGTCGCCGCGGGTTCGCGTTGGTATCGCTGGTATTGCGAGCAGGCCGGCATCGAGCCGCGCGCGCGCTTCAAGGAACTGTTGCGCGACTACGCCGGCGGCTACCTGCACGGCCCGTTCAATATCGAAGCGCGTCTGCTGGCAGGCTTCGATGAAGACGAATTGGCTAGCCTCGTGGAGCAGGCTGGCTGA
- a CDS encoding phosphocholine-specific phospholipase C, producing MTASPSRRDFLKRVAALTAAGALPASIGRALALPANARTGTLRDIEHVVILMQENRSFDHYFGTMRGVRGFGDPRALQLRDGNPVWSQAASDGRRVLPFAFDARNTCAPLIKSLDHSWKAGHGQDPLRWQEYDAWVPYKGELTMGYFQRSDIPYYHALADAFTICDGYFCSLHGPTNPNRMYLFTGTSGLSVGNTGAQTVTNADDGNWTADMARDKPGYAAMQWTTYAQRLQAAGVDWRVYQEYDNFGCNSLAYFAHYRDLDRNDERYRRARACVPGSTADNAATTQADHLVAAIAADVQANRLPQVSWVIPPTAYCEHPEAPPAYGESLVARLIDALTANPEVWSKTALIINYDENDGFFDHVPAPLPALDARMGRSNVDARGEVHEGVPVGLGIRVPMLVISPWTRGGWVNSQVFDHTSVLRLLERRFGVAEPNISPWRRAVSGDLTSVFDFRQPDHSALSALPAIGDYRARTAAVRDKPLPVPPTTAQMPRQEPGQRPARALPYALQVHARVHDDSGVQLQFINTGAAAAAFNVYTSAATGGPWYYTVLPGTQLDDVPMGAVHDGAYALRVHGPNGFLREFAGNLGAEQPALAAPWVQARQDGELLVLEIGNAGRQPCTLQVRALDYAEPTTQPLQLAAGQRHTLRLTLAASDHWYDIVVEQPGSAFRRRLAGHLETGKPSRSDPALGRA from the coding sequence ATGACGGCCTCCCCCTCGCGTCGCGACTTTCTCAAACGTGTGGCAGCACTGACGGCTGCCGGTGCGCTACCCGCCTCGATCGGACGCGCGCTCGCACTGCCGGCAAACGCACGCACCGGTACCTTGCGCGACATCGAACACGTGGTGATCCTGATGCAGGAAAACCGCTCCTTCGATCATTACTTCGGCACCATGCGCGGTGTGCGCGGCTTCGGCGACCCGCGTGCGCTGCAGTTACGCGACGGCAACCCGGTGTGGAGCCAGGCAGCCAGCGACGGGCGACGTGTGTTGCCGTTCGCCTTCGATGCGCGCAACACCTGCGCGCCGCTGATCAAGAGCCTGGATCACTCCTGGAAAGCCGGCCATGGGCAAGACCCGTTGCGCTGGCAGGAATACGACGCCTGGGTGCCGTACAAGGGCGAGCTGACGATGGGTTATTTCCAGCGCAGCGATATTCCGTACTACCACGCGCTCGCCGATGCGTTCACCATTTGCGATGGTTATTTCTGCTCGCTGCACGGGCCCACCAATCCCAATCGCATGTATCTGTTCACCGGTACCAGCGGCTTGAGCGTGGGCAACACCGGTGCGCAGACGGTCACCAATGCCGACGACGGCAACTGGACCGCCGACATGGCGCGCGACAAACCCGGTTACGCCGCGATGCAATGGACCACCTACGCGCAGCGGCTGCAGGCGGCCGGTGTCGATTGGCGGGTGTATCAGGAGTACGACAACTTCGGCTGCAATTCGTTGGCGTACTTTGCGCACTATCGCGATCTGGATCGCAACGATGAGCGCTATCGACGCGCACGTGCGTGCGTCCCGGGGTCCACTGCCGACAATGCCGCCACCACGCAGGCCGATCATCTGGTCGCAGCCATCGCCGCCGATGTACAAGCCAACCGACTGCCGCAGGTGTCGTGGGTGATCCCGCCCACCGCCTATTGCGAACATCCCGAAGCGCCGCCGGCATATGGCGAATCGCTGGTGGCGCGGCTGATCGATGCGCTCACCGCCAATCCCGAGGTGTGGTCCAAGACCGCGCTGATCATCAACTACGACGAGAACGACGGCTTCTTCGACCACGTGCCTGCGCCGCTGCCGGCACTGGATGCGCGCATGGGCCGCAGTAACGTGGACGCGCGCGGCGAAGTGCACGAGGGCGTTCCGGTTGGGCTGGGCATTCGCGTGCCGATGCTGGTGATCTCGCCCTGGACGCGCGGCGGCTGGGTCAACTCGCAGGTGTTCGACCACACCTCTGTGCTGCGTTTGCTCGAGCGCCGTTTCGGTGTGGCCGAACCCAACATCAGCCCGTGGCGACGCGCGGTGAGTGGCGATCTCACCAGCGTGTTCGACTTCCGCCAGCCGGACCATTCCGCGCTGAGCGCGCTGCCAGCGATCGGCGACTACCGCGCACGCACGGCCGCGGTGCGCGACAAACCGCTGCCGGTGCCGCCAACCACTGCGCAGATGCCGCGGCAGGAACCAGGGCAGCGGCCCGCGCGCGCGCTGCCGTATGCGTTGCAGGTGCATGCGCGTGTCCACGATGACAGCGGCGTGCAGTTGCAGTTCATCAACACCGGTGCCGCTGCAGCTGCCTTCAACGTGTACACGTCCGCCGCGACAGGCGGCCCCTGGTATTACACCGTCTTGCCCGGCACTCAGCTGGACGACGTGCCGATGGGCGCGGTGCACGACGGCGCGTATGCATTGCGCGTGCACGGCCCGAATGGATTTTTGCGCGAGTTCGCAGGGAATTTAGGTGCCGAGCAGCCGGCGTTGGCTGCGCCGTGGGTGCAGGCGCGTCAGGATGGCGAGCTGCTGGTGTTGGAGATCGGCAATGCCGGGCGCCAGCCGTGCACGCTGCAGGTGCGCGCGCTGGATTACGCCGAGCCGACCACACAGCCGCTGCAGTTGGCCGCAGGGCAGCGCCACACTCTGCGCCTGACATTGGCGGCAAGCGATCACTGGTATGACATTGTGGTGGAGCAGCCGGGCAGCGCGTTCCGCCGCCGGCTGGCCGGGCACCTGGAAACCGGCAAGCCCAGTCGCAGCGACCCGGCGCTCGGTCGCGCCTGA
- a CDS encoding SPOR domain-containing protein: MDTVLKQRLIGAIVLVALAVIFLPMLVKGPAPSSGVADVPLDAPAAPGTGEFETRELPLVTPGATPAGGALGMRGAATAPAAVQDNPDAADLAAPSSTPSAPEVAAGNYAVNFGAYASSADADAVIARLKQAQLPGFSEKTQINGRPAWRVRVGPYAEQAQAEAARLQAVKVRSDVNAQVVTLDAGANAPAPVTAPTPSTAAPKPAGSTTAAATTAPTKTESLPPEPAKPVAAVPKPAEAPRPAPAKPEAPKPEPSKPEPAKPVAAAPTAPAAPAASGVGFAVQLGAFGRAEDANALRDRVRAAGFSAFVEQVRTDKGALNRVRVGPVANRGDAEQLRAQVAAKVGISGMVRPHP; this comes from the coding sequence GTGGATACTGTTCTGAAACAGCGACTGATTGGCGCCATCGTTCTGGTGGCGCTCGCCGTGATCTTCCTGCCGATGCTGGTGAAGGGCCCTGCGCCCTCCAGTGGCGTGGCCGATGTTCCGCTCGACGCGCCTGCCGCACCCGGCACTGGCGAGTTTGAAACCCGCGAATTGCCGCTGGTCACGCCCGGTGCCACACCGGCTGGCGGCGCGCTCGGCATGCGGGGCGCTGCCACCGCACCGGCCGCAGTGCAGGACAACCCCGATGCGGCCGATCTGGCCGCCCCGTCGAGCACGCCGTCCGCACCGGAGGTGGCTGCCGGCAATTACGCGGTCAACTTCGGCGCCTACGCCAGCAGTGCCGACGCCGATGCAGTGATCGCGCGGCTCAAGCAGGCGCAGTTGCCCGGCTTCAGCGAAAAGACCCAGATCAATGGTCGCCCTGCCTGGCGCGTGCGGGTGGGCCCGTATGCCGAGCAGGCGCAGGCCGAAGCGGCCCGTCTGCAGGCGGTCAAGGTGCGCAGCGACGTCAACGCGCAGGTGGTGACGCTGGATGCCGGTGCCAATGCGCCTGCACCGGTGACCGCTCCCACCCCGAGCACCGCCGCGCCCAAGCCGGCCGGCAGCACCACCGCGGCGGCCACCACGGCACCGACCAAGACCGAGAGCCTGCCGCCGGAGCCGGCCAAGCCAGTGGCCGCAGTGCCCAAGCCGGCCGAGGCACCCAGGCCTGCGCCGGCCAAGCCGGAAGCGCCCAAGCCCGAACCCAGCAAGCCCGAGCCGGCCAAGCCGGTCGCGGCAGCGCCGACCGCGCCCGCCGCGCCGGCCGCCAGTGGGGTTGGGTTTGCGGTCCAGCTGGGCGCCTTTGGCCGTGCCGAAGACGCCAATGCGCTGCGCGACCGCGTGCGTGCCGCCGGATTCAGCGCGTTCGTGGAACAGGTGCGCACCGACAAGGGCGCGCTCAACCGCGTGCGCGTCGGGCCGGTGGCCAACCGTGGCGATGCCGAGCAATTGCGTGCCCAGGTGGCGGCCAAGGTCGGCATCTCCGGCATGGTGCGTCCACATCCTTGA
- a CDS encoding histidine phosphatase family protein: MRILLARHGETPWNAEGRYQGQIDIPLSPVGEGQGAALGARLQALQITRAVASPLSRAQATATLALGSARAGLLQTDADLQEIAHGEWEGLLASEINDKDPARLRAWREEPDTVLMPGGESLRQVLDRSWRGLARAADGLGADDTLLVVAHDAVNRVILCKILGLPLSKLWTFRQAPTTLNLLEGDDVDHLEVVRLNDCAHHTPFFGEAKHRAL, encoded by the coding sequence ATGCGCATCCTGCTTGCCCGTCACGGCGAGACGCCGTGGAACGCCGAAGGCCGTTACCAGGGCCAGATCGATATCCCGCTGTCACCGGTCGGCGAAGGGCAGGGCGCCGCGTTGGGCGCGCGTCTGCAGGCCTTGCAGATCACCCGCGCAGTGGCATCGCCACTCTCGCGTGCCCAGGCCACCGCAACGTTGGCGCTTGGCAGTGCACGCGCAGGCCTGCTGCAGACCGATGCGGACCTGCAGGAAATCGCCCATGGCGAATGGGAAGGGTTGCTTGCAAGCGAAATCAATGACAAGGATCCGGCACGCCTGCGCGCATGGCGCGAAGAACCCGACACCGTACTGATGCCCGGCGGCGAGTCGCTGCGTCAGGTGCTCGATCGCAGCTGGCGCGGTCTGGCGCGCGCCGCCGACGGCCTGGGTGCAGACGACACCTTGCTTGTGGTCGCGCACGATGCGGTCAACCGCGTGATCCTGTGCAAGATCCTCGGCCTGCCGCTGTCCAAGTTGTGGACATTCCGCCAGGCCCCCACCACGCTCAACCTGCTCGAAGGCGACGACGTCGATCACCTGGAAGTGGTCCGCCTCAACGATTGCGCGCACCACACGCCGTTCTTTGGTGAAGCCAAGCATCGGGCGTTATAA
- the purF gene encoding amidophosphoribosyltransferase has product MCGIVGIVGNQNVAGQLYDGLTVLQHRGQDAAGIATADGTRLRVQKANGLVRDVFDEKKMAVLEGRVGIAHCRYPTAGSEGMDEAQPFYVNSPYGIALAHNGNLINTEALRQQVFEADRRNINTDSDSEVLLNVFAYELDAQRMLTPEAAIRAVAGVHRRCKGGYAVVSVVLGLGLVAFRDPHGIRPLVLGKREHAEGTEYIVSSESAALDILGYQRVRDVRPGEALVITARGELFSEICAAPTDHAPCIFEYVYFARPDSMIDNISVHKARMRMGLKLGEKILRLRPDHDIDTIIPIPDTSRDVALEMSNVLGVKYREGFVKNRYVGRTFIMPGQGERQKSVRRKLNPIHLEFRNRVVLLVDDSIVRGTTSRQIVQMARDAGARKVYLASAAPPVRYPNIYGIDMPAAEELIAHGRSEQEIQEFLGCDWLIYQDLEDLEVAVREGNPDIKQFDSSCFNGEYITGIEPGYFERIQQLRSDDAKKRRRA; this is encoded by the coding sequence ATGTGTGGCATCGTCGGTATTGTCGGCAACCAGAACGTCGCCGGGCAGCTCTATGACGGCCTGACCGTCCTGCAGCATCGCGGGCAGGATGCCGCAGGCATCGCCACGGCCGATGGCACGCGGTTGCGCGTGCAAAAAGCCAACGGCCTGGTCCGCGACGTCTTCGACGAAAAGAAGATGGCGGTGCTGGAAGGCCGCGTCGGCATCGCGCATTGCCGCTACCCGACCGCCGGCTCGGAAGGCATGGACGAAGCACAGCCGTTCTACGTCAATTCGCCGTACGGCATCGCGCTGGCGCACAACGGCAATCTGATCAACACCGAGGCCTTGCGCCAGCAGGTGTTCGAGGCCGACCGCCGCAATATCAACACCGATTCGGACAGCGAAGTGCTGTTGAACGTGTTCGCCTACGAGCTGGACGCGCAACGCATGCTCACCCCCGAAGCGGCGATCCGCGCGGTAGCTGGCGTGCACCGCCGCTGCAAGGGTGGCTATGCGGTGGTCAGTGTGGTGCTGGGCCTGGGCCTGGTGGCATTCCGCGACCCACACGGCATCCGCCCGCTGGTCCTGGGCAAGCGCGAACACGCCGAAGGCACCGAATACATCGTGTCGTCCGAATCGGCGGCCTTGGACATCCTTGGCTACCAGCGCGTGCGCGACGTGCGCCCGGGCGAGGCGCTGGTGATCACTGCGCGTGGCGAGCTGTTCTCCGAAATCTGCGCCGCGCCGACCGACCATGCGCCGTGCATCTTCGAGTACGTGTATTTCGCGCGTCCCGATTCGATGATCGACAACATCTCGGTGCACAAGGCGCGCATGCGCATGGGCCTGAAGCTGGGCGAGAAGATCCTGCGCCTGCGCCCGGACCATGACATCGACACCATCATTCCGATCCCGGATACCTCGCGCGATGTGGCGCTGGAGATGTCCAACGTGCTCGGCGTGAAGTACCGCGAAGGCTTCGTCAAAAACCGTTACGTGGGCCGCACCTTCATCATGCCGGGGCAGGGCGAACGGCAGAAATCGGTACGCCGCAAGCTCAACCCGATCCATCTGGAATTCCGCAACCGCGTGGTGCTGCTGGTCGACGATTCGATCGTGCGCGGCACCACCAGCCGGCAGATCGTGCAGATGGCGCGCGACGCCGGTGCACGCAAGGTGTATCTGGCCTCGGCCGCGCCGCCGGTGCGCTACCCGAATATCTACGGCATCGACATGCCGGCCGCCGAAGAACTGATTGCGCATGGCCGCAGCGAGCAGGAAATCCAGGAATTCCTGGGCTGCGACTGGCTGATCTACCAGGATCTGGAAGACCTGGAAGTGGCGGTGCGCGAAGGCAATCCGGACATCAAGCAGTTCGATTCGTCGTGCTTCAACGGCGAGTACATCACCGGTATCGAGCCAGGGTATTTCGAGCGCATCCAGCAGCTGCGTTCGGACGATGCCAAGAAGCGCCGGCGCGCCTGA
- a CDS encoding TonB-dependent receptor — protein MFHEPLTPCVAKRRSCTVRPPSAVLEQDSPMTSARRFHVTPLALALAVLLPVIAHAADPIPASAADAPVTPADAAGNATQLDAINVVSQGSTRQVQRISRQDIEQLTPGSSAFKAVEKLPGVQFQSADPFGTYEWSTQVTLHGFDQSRLGYTLDGIPLGNMSYGVTNGLHITRAIISENIGSVEIAQGAGALGTASNTNLGGTMQFYSADPQTTPGARLVQTVGSDATRRTFARADTGDRNGLSAYLSYANASTDKWKGFGDQQSEQANLKTVYQWGDGNRLSLFLDTSRRKEYDYMDLSLTSQRALGWDYDYLQPDWATAVQMARAYQTTGATSGVANGYPQSLAGLPDDYSWLDASYYAGGGLRRDNLAGLSGTFVFGGATLDAAGYYHANRGEGQWVTPYVVTSAQIPVSMRTTDYGLDRFGGTSALKWSWGNHDLEAGVWAENARTTQGRNYFALGNEGYTSLYNVYEAQTPFRRDFQQRYTTQTRMLYLQDTVRLLDDRLTVNYGAKALSTTTRAQSLVPTTALAQGRIRAEDNFLPQVGVNYKLDERQDIYASYSKNIAAFGFTPFATSQAAFDRSRSTLEPEESQTVQVGYRVQDAQFQLSADAYFTKFSNRLLTTSPCTAVQTCASILSNVGAVHSAGADLALMWRPIEGLSWLNSLSWNRSRYQDDYLNNGVVATAGKDVVGIPALMFSSSASYQIGNLRLDLDGKYVDKRYITFLNDSQVPSYWLFNAGARYDFGRLGGVADVALALNITNLTDKRYFASTGTNGYVASDPNGYNQTMVVGAPRQTFLSLDVKF, from the coding sequence ATGTTTCATGAGCCGTTGACACCCTGCGTCGCGAAACGCCGGTCTTGCACCGTGCGTCCGCCCTCAGCCGTGCTCGAACAGGATTCCCCCATGACTTCCGCCCGTCGTTTCCATGTCACGCCACTGGCACTCGCCCTCGCCGTGCTGCTTCCCGTCATCGCACACGCCGCCGACCCTATCCCCGCCAGCGCGGCGGACGCGCCGGTAACGCCCGCCGATGCGGCTGGCAACGCGACCCAGCTGGATGCGATCAACGTGGTCTCGCAAGGCAGCACGCGGCAGGTGCAACGCATCAGCCGGCAGGACATCGAGCAGCTGACACCGGGTAGCAGCGCCTTCAAGGCGGTGGAAAAGCTGCCCGGCGTGCAGTTCCAGTCCGCCGATCCCTTCGGCACCTATGAGTGGTCCACGCAGGTCACCTTGCATGGCTTCGACCAGAGCCGCCTGGGCTACACGCTCGACGGCATCCCGCTGGGCAACATGAGCTACGGCGTCACCAACGGCCTGCACATCACCCGCGCCATCATTTCCGAAAACATCGGTTCGGTAGAGATCGCACAAGGCGCCGGCGCGCTCGGCACTGCGTCCAACACCAATCTGGGCGGCACCATGCAGTTCTACTCCGCCGACCCGCAGACCACGCCCGGCGCGCGGCTGGTGCAGACGGTGGGCAGCGATGCAACGCGACGCACCTTCGCGCGCGCCGATACCGGCGATCGCAATGGCCTGTCGGCGTATCTGTCCTACGCCAACGCCAGCACCGACAAGTGGAAGGGTTTCGGCGATCAGCAATCCGAGCAGGCCAACCTCAAGACCGTGTACCAGTGGGGCGATGGCAATCGTCTGAGCCTGTTCCTGGATACCTCGCGGCGCAAGGAATACGACTACATGGACTTGTCGTTGACCAGTCAGCGCGCGCTGGGTTGGGACTACGACTACCTGCAACCGGATTGGGCCACCGCGGTGCAGATGGCACGTGCGTATCAGACCACCGGTGCCACCAGTGGCGTGGCCAACGGCTATCCGCAATCGCTGGCCGGATTGCCGGACGACTACAGCTGGCTCGATGCCAGTTACTACGCCGGTGGCGGCCTGCGCCGCGACAATCTTGCCGGCCTTTCGGGCACGTTCGTGTTCGGCGGTGCAACCCTGGATGCCGCCGGCTACTACCACGCCAATCGCGGCGAGGGGCAGTGGGTGACGCCGTATGTCGTCACCTCGGCGCAGATCCCGGTGTCGATGCGCACCACCGACTATGGCCTGGACCGTTTCGGTGGTACCAGCGCATTGAAGTGGTCATGGGGCAATCACGATCTGGAAGCCGGCGTCTGGGCCGAGAATGCACGCACCACGCAAGGGCGCAATTACTTCGCGCTGGGCAACGAGGGCTACACGTCGCTGTACAACGTGTATGAAGCGCAGACCCCATTCCGCCGCGATTTCCAGCAGCGCTACACCACTCAGACCCGCATGCTGTACCTGCAGGACACCGTGCGCCTGCTCGATGACCGCCTGACCGTGAACTACGGCGCAAAGGCGCTCAGCACCACTACGCGCGCGCAATCGCTGGTGCCGACCACCGCGCTGGCACAGGGGCGCATCCGTGCCGAAGACAACTTCCTGCCGCAAGTCGGCGTGAACTACAAACTCGACGAACGCCAGGACATCTACGCCTCCTACAGCAAGAACATCGCCGCGTTCGGCTTTACGCCGTTCGCCACCTCGCAGGCCGCGTTCGACCGCAGCCGCTCCACGCTGGAACCGGAAGAGTCGCAGACGGTGCAGGTGGGCTACCGCGTGCAGGACGCGCAATTCCAGCTCTCGGCCGACGCCTACTTCACCAAGTTCTCCAACCGCCTGTTGACCACCTCGCCGTGTACGGCCGTGCAGACCTGCGCATCGATCCTGAGCAACGTCGGCGCGGTGCACAGCGCCGGCGCCGACCTGGCGTTGATGTGGCGCCCGATCGAGGGCCTGAGCTGGTTGAACTCGCTGTCGTGGAATCGCTCGCGCTACCAGGACGATTACCTCAACAACGGCGTGGTCGCCACCGCGGGCAAGGACGTGGTCGGCATTCCGGCGTTGATGTTCTCTTCCAGCGCGAGCTACCAGATTGGCAACCTGCGGCTGGATCTGGACGGCAAGTATGTCGACAAGCGCTACATCACCTTCCTCAACGATTCGCAGGTGCCCTCGTACTGGCTGTTCAATGCCGGCGCGCGCTATGACTTCGGCCGCCTTGGCGGCGTAGCCGATGTCGCGCTGGCCTTGAACATCACCAACCTCACCGACAAGCGCTACTTCGCCAGCACCGGCACCAACGGCTATGTCGCCTCCGATCCGAATGGCTACAACCAGACCATGGTGGTGGGCGCGCCGCGGCAGACCTTCCTGAGCCTGGATGTGAAGTTCTGA
- the folC gene encoding bifunctional tetrahydrofolate synthase/dihydrofolate synthase, translated as MRAARKTSGSTVTTPNTLSDWLAYIEQQHPSAIAMGLERVREVAARLQIEAPATHVIVVGGTNGKGSTVAFIEAIGRAAGWKVGAYTSPHLLRYNERVRIDGVEASDAQLVAAFVAVEAARGDTALTYFEFGTLAALWLLQQSELELAVLEIGLGGRLDAVNIIDADVAVITTVDIDHTDWLGEDREAIGAEKAGIIRGWKPVVLGEIDPPSSVLRRAYQLGANAIRAGSDYFHEPIDAQHWRWRDVAQTLELPMPALQAPVQLANAAAAIAALQALPVEVPATAWAQGVAAAQLPGRLQRVARDGVELMLDVGHNPQAARALAQALGKATPAGTTVALYAALADKDVRGVVEALTGCVDQWALAGLEGARGQSAEALRARLQGTAAAQAACHGDVAGALHAVLAEAQPGDRVLVFGSFHTVADALQALHSGH; from the coding sequence ATGCGCGCTGCCCGCAAGACCTCAGGTAGCACAGTGACCACCCCCAACACACTCTCCGACTGGCTCGCCTATATCGAGCAACAGCATCCCAGCGCCATTGCCATGGGCCTGGAACGTGTGCGCGAAGTTGCTGCGCGGTTGCAGATTGAAGCGCCGGCTACGCACGTGATCGTGGTCGGCGGGACCAATGGCAAGGGCTCCACGGTGGCCTTCATCGAAGCGATCGGGCGTGCAGCCGGCTGGAAGGTGGGCGCCTACACTTCGCCGCATCTGCTGCGCTACAACGAGCGCGTGCGTATCGACGGGGTCGAGGCGAGCGATGCGCAATTGGTGGCCGCGTTCGTTGCGGTGGAGGCGGCGCGCGGCGATACCGCGTTGACCTATTTCGAATTCGGCACGCTGGCCGCGCTGTGGCTGTTGCAGCAGTCCGAGTTGGAGTTGGCGGTGCTGGAAATCGGCCTGGGCGGGCGCCTGGATGCGGTCAACATCATCGACGCCGATGTGGCGGTGATCACCACTGTGGACATCGACCATACCGATTGGCTGGGCGAGGACCGCGAGGCGATCGGTGCGGAGAAGGCCGGCATCATCCGCGGCTGGAAGCCGGTGGTGCTGGGAGAGATCGACCCGCCATCCAGTGTGTTGCGGCGGGCTTACCAATTGGGTGCCAACGCCATCCGCGCCGGCAGCGATTATTTCCATGAGCCCATCGATGCGCAGCACTGGCGTTGGCGTGATGTTGCGCAGACCCTGGAGCTGCCGATGCCAGCCTTGCAGGCGCCGGTGCAGCTGGCCAATGCAGCGGCGGCGATCGCCGCATTGCAGGCGTTGCCGGTCGAGGTGCCTGCAACCGCCTGGGCGCAGGGTGTGGCTGCCGCGCAGCTGCCTGGCCGCCTGCAGCGGGTCGCGCGCGATGGGGTGGAGCTGATGCTGGATGTCGGCCACAACCCGCAGGCCGCGCGTGCCCTGGCCCAGGCGCTGGGCAAGGCCACGCCGGCCGGCACCACCGTTGCGCTGTATGCGGCGCTGGCGGACAAGGATGTGCGCGGTGTGGTCGAGGCGTTGACCGGGTGTGTGGACCAATGGGCACTGGCCGGGCTGGAGGGCGCGCGTGGGCAGTCGGCCGAGGCCTTGCGCGCCCGCCTGCAGGGCACCGCCGCCGCACAGGCGGCCTGCCATGGCGATGTGGCCGGTGCGCTGCATGCGGTGCTGGCGGAGGCGCAGCCAGGCGACCGCGTGCTGGTGTTCGGCTCCTTCCACACCGTGGCCGATGCGTTGCAGGCACTTCATTCAGGCCATTGA
- a CDS encoding CvpA family protein: MIDMVLGVIILVSALLGLLRGFVAIVVGTLSWLLAGWATFLFGGPAARWLADGKHPSATESFGGYAMVFVGVLISVAVIGMVIRAGVDAVKLGGTDRMLGFGLGVVRGAFLACVLVLLMGFTPLPREPAWRQSVLLPVLSPGAGWMRAQLPAWRMPSMDLPSMELGNVSAELGKLPSAGDNTDLGKALSGSGLSDRINKALGKPGKAASDGRDPTQAMPANIDPAQVRGGESDPARVESQGQARPPSQ, from the coding sequence ATGATCGACATGGTGTTGGGCGTCATCATCCTGGTGTCGGCGCTGTTGGGTCTGCTGCGTGGATTTGTGGCGATCGTGGTCGGCACGCTGTCGTGGCTGCTGGCCGGCTGGGCCACGTTCCTGTTCGGCGGCCCGGCCGCGCGCTGGCTGGCCGATGGCAAGCACCCCTCGGCCACCGAGTCGTTCGGTGGCTACGCCATGGTGTTCGTGGGCGTACTGATCAGCGTGGCGGTGATCGGCATGGTGATCCGCGCCGGCGTGGACGCGGTCAAGCTCGGTGGGACCGACCGCATGCTCGGGTTCGGTCTGGGCGTGGTGCGCGGGGCCTTCCTGGCTTGCGTGCTGGTGCTGCTGATGGGCTTCACGCCGCTGCCGCGCGAACCGGCCTGGCGGCAATCGGTCCTGCTGCCGGTGCTGTCGCCGGGCGCTGGCTGGATGCGCGCGCAACTGCCGGCCTGGCGGATGCCCTCGATGGACCTTCCATCGATGGAACTCGGCAACGTATCAGCGGAGTTGGGGAAGTTGCCTTCGGCAGGCGATAATACGGACCTGGGCAAGGCGCTCTCCGGGTCTGGCCTGAGCGACAGGATCAACAAGGCGCTCGGCAAACCCGGCAAAGCTGCCAGCGACGGACGCGATCCGACGCAGGCGATGCCGGCCAATATCGATCCGGCGCAGGTTCGCGGCGGAGAAAGCGACCCGGCTCGGGTCGAGTCCCAAGGCCAGGCACGGCCACCTTCACAGTAA